In Peromyscus leucopus breed LL Stock chromosome 11, UCI_PerLeu_2.1, whole genome shotgun sequence, a genomic segment contains:
- the Btf3 gene encoding transcription factor BTF3 isoform X1, producing the protein MRRTGAPAQADSRGRGRARGGCPGGEATPSLPPPLGGTRGQEPQMKETIMNQEKLAKLQAQVRIGGKGTARRKKKVVHRTATADDKKLQFSLKKLGVNNISGIEEVNMFTNQGTVIHFNNPKVQASLAANTFTITGHAETKQLTEMLPSILNQLGADSLTSLRRLAEALPKQSVDGKAPLATGEDDDDEVPDLVENFDEASKNEAN; encoded by the exons ATGCGACGGACAGGCGCTCCCGCTCAGGCCGACTCTCGGGGGCGAGGGCGAGCCAGGGGCGGCTGCCCCGGGGGCGAGGCGACGCcgtctcttcctccacctctcggCGGAACCCGAGGACAGGAGCCTCAG atGAAAGAAACGATCATGAACCAGGAGAAGCTGGCCAAACTTCAGGCCCAAGTGCGCATTGGTGGAAAA GGAACTGCTCGCAGAAAGAAGAAGGTGGTTCACAGGACAGCCACAGCAGATGATAAAAAACTGCAGTTCTCCTTAAAGAAGTTAGGAGTGAACAATATCTCTGGTATTGAAGAG gtGAACATGTTTACAAACCAAGGGACAGTGATCCACTTTAACAACCCGAAAGTTCAGGCGTCTctggcagcaaacaccttcacCATTACAGGCCATGCTGAGACAAAGCAGCTGACAGAAATGCTTCCCAGCATCCTAAACCAGCTCGGAGCAGACAGTCTGACTAGTTTAAGGAGACTGGCTGAAGCTCTGCCCAAACAAT CTGTGGATGGAAAAGCACCACTTGCTACTggagaggatgatgatgatgaagtccCAG ATCTGGTGGAGAATTTTGATGAGGCGTCTAAGAACGAGGCAAACTAA
- the Btf3 gene encoding transcription factor BTF3 isoform X2 codes for MKETIMNQEKLAKLQAQVRIGGKGTARRKKKVVHRTATADDKKLQFSLKKLGVNNISGIEEVNMFTNQGTVIHFNNPKVQASLAANTFTITGHAETKQLTEMLPSILNQLGADSLTSLRRLAEALPKQSVDGKAPLATGEDDDDEVPDLVENFDEASKNEAN; via the exons atGAAAGAAACGATCATGAACCAGGAGAAGCTGGCCAAACTTCAGGCCCAAGTGCGCATTGGTGGAAAA GGAACTGCTCGCAGAAAGAAGAAGGTGGTTCACAGGACAGCCACAGCAGATGATAAAAAACTGCAGTTCTCCTTAAAGAAGTTAGGAGTGAACAATATCTCTGGTATTGAAGAG gtGAACATGTTTACAAACCAAGGGACAGTGATCCACTTTAACAACCCGAAAGTTCAGGCGTCTctggcagcaaacaccttcacCATTACAGGCCATGCTGAGACAAAGCAGCTGACAGAAATGCTTCCCAGCATCCTAAACCAGCTCGGAGCAGACAGTCTGACTAGTTTAAGGAGACTGGCTGAAGCTCTGCCCAAACAAT CTGTGGATGGAAAAGCACCACTTGCTACTggagaggatgatgatgatgaagtccCAG ATCTGGTGGAGAATTTTGATGAGGCGTCTAAGAACGAGGCAAACTAA